Proteins encoded within one genomic window of Paenarthrobacter sp. JL.01a:
- a CDS encoding FtsQ-type POTRA domain-containing protein, with amino-acid sequence MASTRKPTFKPAGSPGGHDARPPRTGGGEAGGVISAQRDLKPEAASPGITPGKSAGKPSGKGTGSKPAAKASTSSGPSGDNVIAFPEPKRRRHRRVMWWTISVVTALVAVLIAGAIFSPVLAVRSITVDGTTLLTPDAVQKALSPLDGKPLPQVSEQEINELLKPLVQVRSATMEARPPSGLLVHVNERVPVALLKQGDSYIMVDVDGVQLGATKDLSAVALPLIDAGAASTNTELFKAIAAVLDTLPADVRARMSTASAASPDAVELKLVDGKTVVWGNAEDRELKAKALEALLKMPADPKVPVSVYDVSVPRHPFTK; translated from the coding sequence GTGGCTAGCACCCGGAAGCCAACATTCAAGCCGGCCGGTAGCCCGGGCGGCCACGATGCCCGTCCTCCCAGGACGGGCGGTGGTGAGGCCGGCGGCGTCATCAGCGCGCAGCGGGACCTCAAACCCGAGGCCGCATCACCCGGCATAACACCGGGCAAGTCCGCCGGCAAACCTTCGGGGAAGGGAACCGGTTCGAAACCGGCCGCGAAAGCGTCCACGTCCTCCGGGCCATCCGGGGACAACGTCATCGCCTTTCCGGAGCCCAAGCGCCGGCGCCACCGGCGTGTCATGTGGTGGACCATTTCAGTGGTGACCGCACTTGTGGCCGTACTGATCGCCGGGGCAATCTTTTCCCCGGTGCTGGCAGTACGGTCCATCACTGTTGACGGCACCACGTTGCTGACGCCCGACGCCGTGCAGAAGGCGTTGTCACCCCTTGACGGAAAGCCCCTGCCGCAGGTCAGCGAACAGGAGATCAACGAGCTCCTCAAACCGCTGGTGCAGGTCCGCTCGGCGACTATGGAGGCACGGCCACCTTCAGGGCTCCTGGTGCACGTCAACGAGCGTGTCCCGGTGGCCCTGCTCAAACAGGGTGACTCCTACATCATGGTCGATGTCGACGGAGTTCAGCTCGGGGCTACAAAGGATCTTTCGGCCGTGGCGCTCCCTCTCATCGACGCGGGCGCAGCGTCCACCAACACGGAGTTGTTCAAGGCCATCGCCGCGGTCCTGGACACCTTGCCGGCCGACGTCCGGGCCAGGATGTCCACAGCGTCCGCTGCCTCGCCCGATGCGGTAGAACTCAAACTGGTGGACGGAAAGACGGTAGTGTGGGGCAATGCCGAGGACAGGGAGCTGAAGGCGAAGGCACTGGAAGCGTTGCTGAAGATGCCGGCCGATCCCAAGGTTCCCGTCAGCGTCTATGACGTCAGCGTTCCCCGGCATCCATTCACCAAATAA
- the ftsZ gene encoding cell division protein FtsZ: MAAPQNYLAVIKVVGIGGGGVNAVNRMIEVGLRGVEFIAINTDAQALLMSDADVKLDVGRELTRGLGAGANPEVGKQAAEDHADEIEEVLRGADMVFVTAGEGGGTGTGGAPVVARIARSLGALTIGVVTRPFTFEGRRRAGSAEAGIDALRDEVDTLIVIPNDRLLSISDRNVSVLDAFRSADQVLLSGVQGITDLITTPGLINLDFADVKSVMQGAGSALMGIGSARGEDRAVKAAELAIASPLLEASIDGAHGVLLSIQGGSDLGLFEINEAARLVQEVAHPEANIIFGAVIDDALGDEARVTVIAAGFDDVKATSPSMDQSRPAQNPVPADRPAAPSSAPSNAAPQHATAGIGASGLSNWGQQRPSALPADSGFDVDLPAVVEPDLSGSRSDDLDVPDFLK, encoded by the coding sequence GTGGCAGCACCGCAGAATTACCTGGCCGTCATCAAGGTCGTCGGCATCGGCGGCGGTGGCGTGAACGCAGTCAACCGCATGATCGAGGTCGGCCTTCGGGGAGTCGAGTTCATCGCCATCAATACTGACGCGCAGGCGCTGCTTATGAGCGACGCCGACGTCAAGCTTGACGTCGGCCGCGAGCTGACGCGCGGCCTTGGCGCCGGCGCCAACCCCGAGGTTGGCAAGCAGGCCGCAGAGGACCACGCTGACGAGATCGAAGAAGTTCTCCGTGGCGCTGACATGGTCTTCGTTACCGCTGGAGAAGGCGGTGGCACCGGCACCGGTGGCGCTCCCGTGGTTGCGCGCATCGCGCGCTCCCTCGGTGCGCTCACCATTGGCGTGGTGACCCGTCCGTTCACGTTCGAGGGCCGTCGTCGCGCAGGTTCCGCCGAGGCAGGCATCGACGCGCTCCGCGATGAAGTCGACACCCTGATCGTCATCCCCAACGACCGCCTCCTGTCCATCAGCGACCGCAACGTCTCCGTCCTGGACGCCTTCCGCTCAGCGGACCAGGTGCTCCTTTCCGGTGTCCAGGGCATCACCGACCTCATCACCACGCCGGGCCTGATCAACCTGGACTTCGCCGACGTCAAGTCCGTCATGCAGGGCGCCGGTTCAGCGCTGATGGGTATCGGCTCCGCCCGGGGCGAAGACCGCGCCGTCAAGGCAGCGGAACTCGCCATTGCCTCCCCGCTCCTGGAAGCCTCCATTGATGGCGCCCACGGTGTGCTGCTCTCCATCCAGGGTGGCTCGGACCTTGGCCTCTTCGAAATCAACGAAGCAGCCCGCCTTGTCCAGGAAGTCGCCCACCCCGAAGCCAACATCATCTTCGGTGCCGTCATCGACGATGCCCTCGGTGACGAAGCACGCGTCACCGTCATCGCCGCAGGGTTCGACGACGTCAAGGCCACCTCGCCGTCGATGGACCAGTCCCGTCCCGCCCAGAACCCCGTTCCGGCCGACCGACCGGCAGCGCCGTCCAGTGCGCCGTCGAACGCCGCTCCGCAGCACGCCACGGCAGGTATCGGTGCCTCCGGACTGAGCAACTGGGGCCAGCAGCGTCCCTCCGCCTTGCCCGCCGACTCGGGCTTCGACGTCGATCTTCCCGCTGTGGTTGAACCGGACCTTTCGGGCAGCCGCTCGGACGACCTCGACGTTCCTGACTTCCTGAAGTAA
- a CDS encoding polyphenol oxidase family protein yields the protein MFLWRAEVRPGVSVAFTDTGAGNLALHVGDKPDNVNLRRVRLEEAAGLGSRKFQFMDQVHGNHVEFIASHGAGPTADAMVSAAVIPDGSPQPLAVMVADCVPVVLVGTDSSDNPVIAVAHAGRPGVASGIVTSTVAGMRSRGALDIRAWVGPSICGACYEVPEQLRSEVAAKVPATWSSTSWGTPSLDLPAGVRAQLDKAGVAVEYLGECTLESDSLFSYRRDARTGRFAGLVWTHG from the coding sequence GTGTTTTTGTGGCGAGCTGAAGTCCGGCCCGGCGTCTCTGTAGCCTTCACGGATACGGGCGCCGGGAACCTGGCCCTCCATGTGGGGGATAAGCCCGATAACGTGAACCTCCGGCGTGTCCGGCTGGAAGAAGCAGCGGGCCTGGGCTCCAGGAAGTTTCAATTCATGGACCAGGTACATGGCAATCACGTCGAGTTCATCGCCTCCCACGGCGCCGGGCCGACTGCCGACGCCATGGTCTCTGCGGCAGTCATTCCCGACGGCTCGCCCCAGCCGTTGGCGGTGATGGTGGCTGACTGTGTGCCGGTGGTCCTGGTGGGGACTGATTCCAGCGACAACCCGGTCATTGCCGTTGCCCACGCCGGACGTCCGGGAGTCGCATCGGGAATAGTGACCTCCACGGTTGCCGGCATGCGCAGCCGCGGGGCCTTGGACATCCGTGCCTGGGTGGGCCCCTCCATCTGCGGAGCCTGCTACGAAGTTCCGGAACAGCTCCGCTCCGAAGTTGCCGCCAAAGTGCCCGCTACGTGGTCCTCCACGTCCTGGGGCACGCCCTCCCTGGACTTGCCGGCCGGAGTGCGCGCCCAATTGGACAAGGCCGGTGTGGCGGTGGAGTACCTGGGGGAGTGCACCTTGGAGAGTGATTCCCTGTTTTCCTACCGCCGGGACGCGCGCACTGGCCGCTTTGCAGGATTGGTGTGGACGCATGGCTGA
- a CDS encoding YggS family pyridoxal phosphate-dependent enzyme has protein sequence MAEPGNNEARLAGTSGEADTRSAQLTQRLAVVKHRIEAATAAAGRTDAPRLIVVTKFHPADDVRRLSALGITDVGENRDQEAAAKAAELAGMDLRWHFIGQLQSNKAKSVAKYASSVQSIDRLQLVDALAKAIAREQDATGRNDLDCFIQVSLDDDAGAHRGGAAPEAVGELAERIESAAGLRLSGLMAVAPLGADPEEAFARLAGISEALRGDHPDATGISAGMSQDLEAAVKFGATHLRIGSDILGSRPAVG, from the coding sequence ATGGCTGAGCCCGGCAACAACGAGGCCCGACTGGCCGGTACTTCCGGGGAGGCGGACACCCGCTCCGCGCAACTGACGCAGCGCCTTGCCGTCGTCAAGCACCGGATTGAGGCAGCCACTGCAGCCGCCGGCCGGACGGATGCTCCCCGGTTGATCGTCGTCACCAAGTTCCATCCCGCCGACGACGTCCGCAGGCTCTCCGCCTTGGGGATCACCGATGTCGGTGAAAACCGCGACCAGGAAGCCGCGGCGAAGGCCGCCGAACTTGCCGGGATGGACCTTCGCTGGCATTTCATCGGACAGCTGCAAAGCAACAAGGCAAAGTCCGTGGCCAAGTATGCGTCCTCCGTCCAGTCGATCGACAGGCTCCAGCTGGTTGATGCGTTGGCTAAAGCCATCGCACGGGAGCAGGACGCCACCGGCAGGAATGATCTCGATTGCTTCATCCAGGTCAGCCTGGATGACGACGCCGGTGCGCACCGTGGCGGTGCCGCCCCGGAGGCCGTGGGGGAACTTGCCGAACGGATTGAGTCTGCTGCCGGCCTGCGGTTGTCCGGCCTGATGGCGGTTGCCCCGCTGGGCGCCGATCCGGAGGAAGCTTTCGCCAGACTGGCAGGCATTTCCGAGGCCCTGCGTGGTGACCACCCTGACGCAACGGGCATTTCCGCAGGCATGAGCCAGGACCTGGAGGCCGCCGTGAAGTTCGGGGCGACACACCTGAGAATTGGCTCCGATATTCTCGGTTCCCGTCCGGCCGTGGGGTAG
- a CDS encoding cell division protein SepF → MAGALRKTMIYLGLADGDEHYESEQSVAAHHDEERPQAQEREERRAPAPVREVVREMPPVEVEEEYRAPVTPIKRAASSREDASGLRQITTVHPRSYNDAKVIGESFRDGIPVIMNVTDMGEADAKRLVDFSAGLVFGLHGSIERVTNKVFLLSPSYVEVIGDDKKASETQASFFNQS, encoded by the coding sequence ATGGCTGGCGCTCTGCGCAAGACAATGATCTATCTTGGGCTCGCCGACGGCGATGAACACTACGAATCTGAGCAGTCCGTCGCCGCGCACCACGACGAAGAACGCCCCCAGGCACAGGAACGGGAAGAGCGACGCGCGCCGGCTCCCGTCCGGGAAGTTGTCCGTGAAATGCCCCCAGTTGAGGTCGAAGAGGAATACCGCGCACCCGTGACACCCATTAAGCGTGCGGCGTCGAGCCGCGAAGATGCCTCTGGCTTGAGGCAGATCACCACCGTCCATCCCCGCTCCTACAACGACGCCAAGGTCATCGGTGAGAGTTTCAGGGACGGTATCCCGGTCATCATGAATGTCACCGACATGGGCGAGGCGGATGCCAAGCGCCTGGTGGACTTCTCCGCCGGCTTGGTCTTTGGCCTGCATGGCAGCATCGAGCGGGTCACCAACAAGGTCTTCCTGTTGTCGCCGTCGTATGTTGAAGTCATCGGAGATGACAAGAAGGCCAGCGAAACGCAGGCCAGCTTCTTCAACCAGAGCTGA
- a CDS encoding YggT family protein, producing MGIVFGLIYIVLFLFFIALIIRLVFEWVQMFARQWRPRGVALVTAHVVYSVTDPPLARLRRLIPPLQLGGISLDLGFLILIIAVSIAMAITNNLA from the coding sequence GTGGGCATTGTTTTCGGCCTTATCTATATTGTGCTGTTCCTGTTCTTCATCGCCCTGATCATCCGCCTCGTGTTCGAGTGGGTTCAGATGTTTGCCCGCCAGTGGCGGCCGCGCGGTGTGGCATTGGTAACAGCGCACGTGGTGTACTCCGTCACGGACCCGCCCCTGGCAAGGCTCCGTCGGCTGATACCGCCACTCCAGCTGGGCGGAATATCCTTGGATTTGGGCTTCCTGATCCTGATAATCGCCGTGAGCATCGCCATGGCCATAACCAACAACCTGGCGTAG
- a CDS encoding DivIVA domain-containing protein has translation MALTPEDVVNKRFQPTKFREGYDQDEVDDFLDEIVVELRRLNQENDELRKKLGEAGSAVPAATAAAPVVEKVPAPVKVDKEAEAKAEAEAKAAEAAKKKEAEQAAAAAKAPAASNSVTPSAESAAGLLAMAQQMHDKHVADGAQQKEKIIAEAQIEASSLVNDAQEKSRKILGALEQQRSVLERKVEQLRGFERDYRSRLKAYIEGQLRDLDARGSVAAPEVGEATADV, from the coding sequence ATGGCTTTGACGCCAGAAGACGTTGTCAACAAGCGCTTTCAGCCGACCAAGTTCCGCGAAGGCTACGACCAGGACGAGGTAGATGACTTCCTCGACGAGATCGTCGTGGAACTGCGCCGCTTGAACCAGGAGAATGACGAGCTTCGCAAGAAGCTTGGCGAAGCTGGTTCGGCTGTGCCTGCTGCAACCGCTGCGGCTCCGGTCGTCGAAAAGGTTCCGGCTCCCGTCAAGGTCGACAAGGAAGCTGAGGCGAAGGCAGAAGCCGAAGCCAAGGCTGCCGAAGCTGCCAAGAAGAAGGAAGCCGAGCAGGCTGCCGCAGCTGCGAAGGCCCCGGCCGCAAGCAACAGTGTGACTCCCTCCGCTGAATCCGCTGCCGGCCTGCTTGCCATGGCGCAGCAGATGCACGACAAGCACGTCGCCGATGGTGCGCAGCAGAAGGAAAAGATCATTGCCGAGGCTCAGATCGAGGCCTCCAGCCTCGTCAACGACGCCCAGGAGAAGTCCCGCAAGATCCTTGGCGCCCTCGAGCAGCAGCGTTCGGTCCTGGAGCGCAAGGTTGAGCAGCTCCGCGGCTTCGAGCGCGACTACCGTTCACGCCTGAAGGCCTACATCGAAGGCCAGTTGCGCGACCTGGATGCCCGTGGTTCCGTGGCTGCCCCCGAGGTCGGCGAAGCAACCGCAGACGTTTAG
- the lspA gene encoding signal peptidase II, with protein sequence MTDDLSDDAPQAAPTARRKWRPAMLWLFAGFAAFAYTFDQLTKLWVTSTMTEGERIPVLPPLLHWYYIRNSGAAFSIGENVTWIFTIVMAAVSVAILFQLRRLGSAWWALSLGLLLGGALGNLTDRLFREPSFAMGHVVDFIQLPNFAIFNIADSAVVSGVVIICLLTLRGIGMDGSRHVAAAKPAADKKPAGGSAAGE encoded by the coding sequence ATGACAGACGACCTTAGCGATGACGCCCCGCAGGCTGCGCCCACCGCGCGGCGGAAGTGGCGTCCGGCCATGCTCTGGCTCTTTGCCGGCTTCGCCGCGTTCGCGTACACGTTTGACCAGCTCACGAAGCTCTGGGTGACCAGCACCATGACCGAGGGGGAGCGCATACCGGTCCTGCCCCCTCTGCTGCATTGGTACTACATCAGGAATTCCGGCGCCGCGTTTTCCATTGGCGAGAATGTGACGTGGATTTTCACCATCGTCATGGCAGCTGTTTCTGTGGCGATTCTCTTCCAGCTTCGCCGGCTTGGCTCCGCCTGGTGGGCGCTGTCGCTCGGCCTGCTCCTGGGCGGTGCCCTCGGCAATCTGACCGACCGTTTGTTCCGCGAACCCTCCTTCGCCATGGGACACGTCGTCGACTTCATCCAGTTGCCCAATTTCGCCATCTTCAACATCGCCGACTCCGCGGTGGTATCCGGCGTCGTTATCATCTGTCTGCTGACCCTGCGGGGGATCGGCATGGACGGCAGCCGCCACGTAGCAGCCGCGAAGCCTGCCGCGGACAAGAAGCCGGCCGGCGGGAGCGCTGCCGGTGAGTGA
- a CDS encoding RluA family pseudouridine synthase, whose product MSDSVVVPDELAGVRADAGLARLLDISRSAAALLIAEGNVTSGGAALGKSAKLAAGAVLDITVPERRDPLEVVEEVVEGLKILLDDEDFVVIDKPVGVAAHPSPGWVGPTVVGGLAGAGYRISTSGAPERAGIVHRLDVGTSGVMVVAKTERAYTVLKKAFKERTVDKVYHAVVQGLPDPLEGTIDAPIGRHPGHDWRFAVIEDGRPSVTHYEVLEAFGKATLVEVHLETGRTHQIRVHFSALRHPCAGDLTYGADPRLAATLGLTRQWLHARKLGFTHPRTGDWVEVVSDYPADLQYALDLLATGSA is encoded by the coding sequence GTGAGTGATTCCGTCGTAGTACCCGATGAGCTCGCCGGCGTCCGTGCCGATGCCGGCCTTGCCCGTTTGCTGGATATCTCGAGGTCTGCCGCGGCACTGCTCATTGCAGAAGGCAACGTCACCAGTGGCGGCGCGGCCCTGGGCAAATCGGCAAAGCTTGCGGCCGGCGCTGTTTTGGACATCACGGTCCCCGAGCGTCGTGACCCCCTGGAAGTGGTGGAGGAAGTTGTGGAAGGCCTGAAGATCCTGCTGGACGACGAGGACTTTGTTGTCATCGACAAACCTGTAGGAGTTGCAGCGCATCCCTCGCCCGGCTGGGTCGGTCCGACGGTGGTTGGCGGACTCGCCGGGGCGGGATACCGCATCTCGACGTCGGGAGCACCTGAGCGGGCGGGTATTGTCCACAGGCTCGACGTCGGGACGTCCGGTGTCATGGTGGTGGCGAAGACAGAGCGCGCCTACACGGTGCTGAAGAAGGCCTTCAAGGAACGCACCGTCGACAAGGTTTATCACGCCGTCGTCCAAGGCCTGCCCGACCCCCTGGAAGGCACCATCGATGCGCCCATCGGCCGCCACCCCGGCCACGACTGGCGTTTCGCCGTCATCGAGGACGGCCGTCCCTCCGTCACGCACTATGAGGTTCTGGAAGCTTTCGGAAAGGCGACCCTGGTTGAAGTGCACCTGGAGACAGGACGTACGCACCAGATCCGGGTTCACTTCTCCGCTTTGAGGCATCCCTGTGCCGGAGATCTCACGTACGGGGCCGACCCCCGCCTCGCCGCGACCCTTGGCCTGACCCGGCAATGGCTGCATGCCCGCAAGCTTGGCTTCACCCACCCCCGGACCGGCGATTGGGTGGAGGTTGTCAGCGATTATCCGGCCGACCTCCAATACGCTTTGGACCTTCTCGCAACAGGATCTGCCTAG
- the dnaE gene encoding DNA polymerase III subunit alpha, whose protein sequence is MTSSNDSFVHLHTHTEYSMLDGAARLGELFDETERLGMPALATTDHGYLFGAFDFWRKATDKGIKPIIGVEAYVTPGTARGDKERVRWGDESQRKDDVSGGGSYTHMTLLSYNNVGMRNLFRASSIASLDSVFGKWPRLDRELLNTYSEGLIATTGCPSGEVQTKLRLGLYREAVEAAAEFRDIFGAENYFCELMDHGLDIERRVTGDLLRLAKELNLPLVATNDLHYTHEHDAKAHEALLAIQSGSTLLEPTYDNGGSRFAFSGSGYYLKSPQEMRELFRDHPEACDNTLLIAERCEVSFNTGANYMPRFPCPPGEDETSWLVKEVDAGLKYRYPGGIPDKVRKQADYELGVITSMGFPGYFLVVADFINWAKNNGIRVGPGRGSGAGSMVAYAMRITDLDPLQHGLIFERFLNPDRVSMPDFDVDFDDRRRSEVIDYVTKKYGDERVAMIVTYGTIKTKQALKDSSRVLGYPFSMGETLTKALPPAVMAKDIPLADIQNPEAKRYSEAGDFRQLIATDPEAAKVFETALGIEGLKRQWGVHAAGVIMSSDPIIDVIPIMRRFQDGQVITQFDYPTSEGLGLIKMDFLGLRNLTIISDALENIKMNRGVELDLETLELDDAASYELLARGDTLGVFQLDGGPMRSLLKLMKPDNFEDISAVLALYRPGPMGANAHTDYALRKNGIQEVIPIHPELEEPLKEILGGTFGLIVYQEQVMAVAQKLAGYSLGQADILRRAMGKKKKSELDKQFAGFSQGMQDNGYSMEAVKTLWDILLPFSDYAFNKAHSAAYGVISYWTAYLKAHYAPEYMAALLTSVGDDKDKSAIYLNECRRMGITVLPPDVNESSLNFTPVGQDIRFGMGAIRNVGVNVVDAMVSTRSTEGKYTSFKDFLLKVPAVVCNKRTIESLIKAGAFDSLGHHRRALAMVHEEAIDSVITLKRNEAIGQFDLFAGFEDQEPEASLTTEIPDLPEWEKKDKLSFERDMLGLYVSDHPLQGLEGVLSQHAEQSIASIIAEDGPHDGAIVTIAGMITSLSRRIAKASGNAYARAEIEDLGASMEVMFFGQVYGPIASVLAEDLIVVVKGRLQRRDDGAVTLNCMELSVPDLSESVNGPVVITIPTFKATEAVVTDLRDVLRTHRGNSEVRLKLMGDTKVEVMGLPVHLRVNPSPSLFGDLKVLLGPACLDN, encoded by the coding sequence GTGACTTCCAGCAATGATTCGTTCGTCCATCTCCACACCCACACCGAATACTCCATGCTGGATGGGGCGGCCAGGCTGGGGGAGCTGTTCGACGAGACTGAGCGCCTCGGCATGCCCGCGTTGGCCACCACGGACCATGGCTATCTCTTTGGTGCCTTCGACTTCTGGCGCAAGGCAACGGACAAGGGCATCAAGCCGATCATCGGCGTCGAAGCCTATGTGACTCCCGGGACGGCGCGTGGTGACAAAGAACGCGTCAGGTGGGGCGACGAAAGCCAGCGCAAAGACGATGTCTCCGGTGGTGGTTCGTACACGCACATGACGTTGCTGAGCTACAACAACGTGGGTATGCGTAACCTGTTCCGCGCCTCCTCCATTGCCTCCCTGGATTCGGTGTTCGGCAAGTGGCCGCGCCTGGACCGGGAACTGCTCAACACCTATTCAGAGGGCCTTATTGCCACCACTGGGTGCCCGTCGGGTGAGGTGCAGACCAAACTGCGCCTTGGGCTCTACCGGGAGGCTGTGGAAGCCGCCGCCGAGTTCCGAGACATCTTCGGCGCGGAAAACTACTTCTGTGAGTTGATGGACCACGGCCTGGATATTGAAAGGCGCGTCACCGGAGACCTGCTCCGCCTGGCGAAGGAACTCAATCTCCCGCTGGTGGCCACCAACGACCTCCACTACACGCACGAACACGACGCCAAGGCGCACGAAGCCTTGCTGGCCATCCAGTCCGGCTCCACGCTGCTTGAGCCGACATACGACAACGGCGGTTCGCGCTTCGCCTTCTCAGGCAGCGGCTACTACCTGAAGTCTCCGCAGGAAATGCGGGAGTTGTTCCGGGACCATCCGGAAGCCTGCGACAACACGCTCCTGATCGCGGAGCGCTGCGAAGTGTCCTTCAACACCGGCGCCAACTACATGCCCCGCTTCCCTTGCCCGCCCGGAGAAGATGAGACCTCCTGGCTGGTCAAGGAAGTTGATGCCGGACTCAAGTACCGGTATCCCGGCGGAATCCCGGACAAGGTGCGCAAGCAGGCCGACTACGAGCTTGGCGTCATTACGTCCATGGGCTTCCCCGGGTACTTCCTGGTGGTGGCCGACTTCATCAACTGGGCCAAGAACAACGGCATCCGCGTGGGCCCGGGCCGTGGTTCCGGTGCAGGCTCCATGGTGGCCTACGCCATGCGCATTACCGACCTCGACCCGCTCCAGCACGGCCTGATCTTCGAACGCTTCCTTAACCCGGACCGCGTTTCCATGCCCGACTTCGACGTCGACTTCGATGATCGCCGCCGTTCGGAAGTGATCGACTACGTCACCAAGAAATACGGTGACGAACGCGTCGCGATGATCGTGACCTATGGAACGATCAAGACCAAGCAGGCGCTCAAGGACTCTTCCCGTGTGCTTGGCTATCCGTTCAGCATGGGTGAGACGCTGACCAAGGCCCTTCCGCCGGCCGTCATGGCCAAGGACATCCCGCTCGCGGACATCCAGAACCCTGAGGCCAAGCGTTACAGCGAGGCTGGGGACTTCCGGCAACTCATTGCCACCGACCCTGAGGCCGCCAAGGTCTTCGAGACTGCGCTGGGCATCGAGGGCCTGAAGCGCCAATGGGGTGTGCACGCGGCCGGTGTGATCATGTCCTCGGACCCCATCATCGACGTCATTCCGATCATGCGCCGTTTCCAGGACGGCCAGGTCATCACCCAGTTCGATTACCCCACGTCCGAAGGCCTTGGCCTGATCAAGATGGACTTCCTGGGCCTGCGAAACCTCACGATCATTTCGGACGCCCTGGAAAACATCAAGATGAACCGGGGGGTTGAGCTCGACCTCGAAACCCTGGAGCTGGACGACGCCGCGTCCTACGAGCTTCTGGCCCGCGGCGACACCCTGGGCGTGTTCCAGCTCGACGGCGGTCCCATGCGGTCGCTGCTCAAGCTCATGAAGCCTGACAACTTCGAAGACATCTCCGCAGTCCTTGCCTTGTACCGGCCCGGGCCCATGGGTGCCAACGCCCACACGGACTACGCCTTGCGCAAGAACGGCATCCAGGAGGTCATTCCGATCCACCCGGAGCTCGAGGAACCGCTCAAGGAGATCCTCGGCGGAACCTTCGGTCTGATCGTGTACCAAGAGCAAGTCATGGCCGTTGCGCAGAAACTGGCAGGCTACTCGCTGGGTCAGGCAGACATCCTGCGGCGTGCCATGGGTAAGAAGAAGAAGTCCGAACTGGACAAGCAGTTTGCGGGCTTCTCCCAAGGCATGCAGGACAACGGTTACTCCATGGAGGCCGTCAAGACCCTGTGGGACATTCTCCTTCCGTTCTCCGACTACGCCTTCAACAAGGCGCACTCGGCCGCGTACGGGGTGATCTCCTACTGGACGGCTTACCTGAAGGCGCACTACGCGCCGGAGTACATGGCAGCCCTGTTGACATCGGTTGGCGATGACAAGGACAAGTCCGCGATCTACCTCAACGAGTGCCGCCGCATGGGCATCACCGTGCTGCCGCCGGACGTCAACGAATCGTCGTTGAACTTCACCCCGGTGGGCCAGGACATCCGCTTCGGCATGGGCGCCATCCGAAATGTCGGCGTGAACGTCGTCGACGCGATGGTCTCCACCCGCTCAACCGAGGGCAAGTACACGTCCTTCAAGGACTTCCTCCTGAAGGTCCCTGCCGTGGTCTGCAACAAGCGCACCATCGAATCGCTGATCAAGGCCGGCGCCTTCGATTCCCTCGGCCACCACCGCAGGGCGCTTGCGATGGTCCACGAAGAAGCCATCGATTCTGTCATTACCCTCAAGCGCAATGAGGCCATTGGCCAGTTCGATCTCTTCGCCGGGTTTGAAGACCAGGAACCGGAAGCTTCGCTCACCACGGAGATTCCGGATCTGCCCGAGTGGGAAAAGAAGGACAAGCTCTCCTTCGAGCGCGACATGTTGGGCCTGTACGTTTCGGACCACCCCTTGCAGGGGCTTGAGGGGGTGCTGAGCCAGCACGCGGAACAGTCGATCGCCTCGATCATCGCCGAGGACGGACCGCACGACGGCGCCATTGTCACCATTGCGGGCATGATCACCTCCTTGAGCCGCAGGATCGCGAAGGCCAGCGGCAACGCCTATGCCCGGGCGGAGATCGAGGATCTCGGGGCTTCGATGGAGGTCATGTTCTTTGGCCAGGTCTATGGGCCCATCGCCTCCGTGCTGGCCGAAGACTTGATCGTGGTGGTCAAGGGCCGGCTGCAGCGGCGGGACGATGGCGCCGTGACCCTGAACTGCATGGAACTCTCGGTTCCCGATCTGAGCGAAAGCGTCAACGGCCCCGTGGTGATCACGATCCCCACGTTCAAGGCCACTGAGGCAGTGGTCACCGACCTGAGGGATGTCCTCCGCACGCACCGCGGGAATTCCGAGGTCAGGCTGAAGTTGATGGGCGATACCAAAGTGGAGGTCATGGGATTGCCCGTGCACCTCCGGGTGAACCCCAGCCCTTCGCTCTTTGGAGACCTCAAGGTCCTGCTTGGCCCGGCCTGCCTGGACAACTGA